Proteins encoded in a region of the Paenibacillus pedocola genome:
- the pseC gene encoding UDP-4-amino-4,6-dideoxy-N-acetyl-beta-L-altrosamine transaminase — MSGSTLAIHGGTPVRSHYLPYGRQFIDEADIASVVQVLQSDFITTGPAIEQFEAEIARITGAKYAVAFTSGTAALHGACFAAGIGEGDEVITTPMTFAASANCVLYQGATPVFADIDPQTYNLDPKRIREKLTKHTKAIIPVHFTGQPAELDEIHTIARENNLVVIEDAAHALGAQYKNKSIGSIGDMTMFSFHPVKHITTGEGGMITTNNPLYYEKLLQFRSHGITRNPDHMIQNHGPWYYEMQFLGYNYRLTDIQAALGISQLKKLEQFVDLRKKYAAMYNEAFRHTKTIQIPYQSSSGVSSWHLYIIALNLEQLKGSRKNIFEALLKENIGVNVHYIPVHLLPYYQELGYKQGLCPNAEQLYNRIITLPLFQGMSEQDVHDVIRAVNKVLNHYSK, encoded by the coding sequence ATGAGCGGCAGCACATTAGCAATCCATGGCGGAACTCCCGTACGCAGTCACTATTTGCCTTATGGAAGACAATTCATCGATGAAGCAGATATTGCGTCGGTTGTTCAGGTGTTACAAAGTGATTTCATAACGACCGGTCCGGCCATTGAGCAATTTGAAGCTGAAATCGCAAGGATCACAGGAGCGAAGTATGCGGTGGCCTTCACAAGCGGAACAGCAGCCTTACATGGCGCATGCTTTGCTGCCGGGATTGGCGAGGGGGATGAGGTTATTACAACTCCCATGACCTTTGCCGCTTCAGCGAACTGTGTATTATATCAAGGAGCAACACCGGTATTCGCCGACATCGATCCGCAAACGTATAACCTGGATCCCAAACGGATCAGGGAAAAGCTAACCAAACACACAAAAGCAATTATTCCAGTTCACTTTACAGGCCAGCCGGCTGAGCTTGATGAGATCCATACCATTGCCAGGGAAAATAACCTAGTCGTGATTGAAGATGCGGCACATGCGCTTGGTGCACAGTATAAGAATAAAAGCATTGGCTCCATTGGCGATATGACGATGTTCAGCTTTCACCCTGTAAAGCATATAACAACGGGAGAAGGCGGAATGATCACAACGAACAACCCGCTGTATTATGAGAAGCTGCTGCAATTCCGGTCGCACGGCATCACCCGTAACCCTGATCATATGATTCAGAATCATGGCCCCTGGTACTATGAAATGCAATTCCTGGGGTATAACTACCGGTTGACGGATATCCAGGCCGCACTTGGCATAAGCCAGCTCAAGAAATTAGAGCAGTTTGTTGATTTACGGAAGAAATATGCGGCTATGTATAATGAGGCATTCCGGCACACCAAAACGATTCAAATTCCATACCAAAGTAGTAGTGGGGTCTCGAGCTGGCATCTGTATATCATCGCTCTGAACCTGGAGCAGCTAAAAGGCAGCAGGAAAAATATCTTTGAAGCACTGCTTAAGGAGAACATTGGTGTTAATGTCCATTACATCCCGGTACACCTCTTACCTTATTATCAAGAGCTCGGCTACAAACAAGGGCTTTGCCCGAACGCGGAACAACTGTATAACAGAATTATTACGCTGCCGCTGTTTCAGGGGATGTCAGAACAGGATGTTCATGACGTTATCCGTGCTGTTAATAAAGTCTTAAACCATTACTCCAAATGA
- a CDS encoding SDR family NAD(P)-dependent oxidoreductase: MFFKNKKVLVIGGTGTIGKNIVKHILQEDPEVIRIFSRDEYKQFELQNEVNRNSKLSYWIGDIRDYDRVLSAMEDMDYVFHTAAMKHVSFCEYNPFEAVLTNIIGTYNVIKAAKQQNIKKVVFTSTDKAISPTNNYGATKLSAEKLISSAEFSKGRGKTVFCTVRFGNVLGSRGSVIPLFVKQVREGKAITVTDLSITRFMMTLEQATKLTIQSLQLSKGGETFILKMPVIKLKDLAEIVAEETPKKYGLDPAPVDIVEIGLKPGEKRYEELMTYDESLSAYELPDVYIVPSPFAPSKTYKKASRPKPGTYSSEGEIPLTKEEVRKLTIEQNLI; this comes from the coding sequence ATGTTCTTCAAGAATAAAAAAGTTCTGGTTATTGGCGGAACCGGCACCATTGGAAAAAACATTGTGAAGCATATCTTGCAAGAGGATCCTGAAGTGATCCGGATATTTAGCAGAGATGAATATAAACAATTCGAGCTGCAAAATGAAGTGAACCGAAATTCGAAGTTAAGTTACTGGATTGGCGATATCCGTGATTATGACCGTGTGTTAAGTGCGATGGAGGATATGGATTACGTGTTCCATACAGCAGCAATGAAGCATGTTTCTTTTTGTGAATACAACCCTTTTGAGGCTGTACTTACGAATATTATCGGCACGTATAACGTGATTAAAGCAGCGAAACAGCAAAACATAAAAAAAGTAGTGTTTACAAGCACAGATAAAGCCATTTCCCCGACAAACAATTATGGAGCCACAAAATTATCCGCTGAGAAGCTGATTTCCTCTGCAGAATTCTCAAAGGGCAGGGGAAAAACGGTGTTCTGTACGGTGCGCTTTGGGAATGTACTCGGCTCCAGAGGTTCGGTCATACCGTTATTCGTTAAGCAAGTCAGAGAAGGCAAGGCTATCACCGTAACAGATCTATCCATTACAAGATTTATGATGACACTGGAGCAGGCGACGAAACTTACCATCCAATCCCTGCAATTATCGAAAGGCGGAGAAACCTTTATTCTGAAAATGCCTGTGATTAAGCTTAAGGACCTGGCAGAGATTGTTGCAGAAGAAACGCCGAAGAAATACGGGCTTGACCCGGCACCGGTGGATATCGTTGAAATCGGCTTAAAGCCCGGTGAAAAAAGATATGAAGAACTGATGACCTATGACGAATCATTAAGTGCTTATGAATTACCGGATGTATATATTGTTCCTTCTCCGTTTGCCCCTAGTAAAACCTATAAGAAGGCAAGCCGACCGAAACCCGGTACCTATAGTTCTGAAGGTGAGATCCCTCTGACTAAGGAAGAAGTGCGGAAGTTAACCATTGAACAAAATCTAATCTAG
- a CDS encoding CDP-glycerol glycerophosphotransferase family protein — MSIYLAHYWSLYSEFINVFKDLKYKNIPVALMTNFYQQINDELRSDMEQTGFEMKLNDSRIKQPEEIQPFFEKLAAPFKQPLQANADGKILINLDYTRIPEKRLSEYFSRDRTLILSRSRAPEYFGIPNVWIGGFKSDTSLASEELTRRAASIFAEQEGHPAFGNAFFTDTFMKRIPGIVDAIETVSNLYDQIPVTTVLIGTSEDVGSRSLAVVGAMRGIPSICLQHGILMGEEAFIPVFSSHVGVYGEYEKRWFMARGLEENRIAVTGHPRYDEIFTSERLSNDSFYEEYGLDPNKTTLLLATGPKLDAQKIAALITELVAGGEFQLLIKPHPWELSKKLISLYTNLESKTNSVHVIKDRKTDIRDLILNSEGVISSLSTVALEGLLMNKPVFVYHFIQANREYDYYNTLDNYIQHDPAELIQTISLYFSSETERFNYEDVKRKFLQQSYTTEHSGKELTALISDLTRVNPE; from the coding sequence TGACGAATTTCTATCAGCAAATTAATGATGAACTTCGTAGCGATATGGAGCAGACGGGGTTTGAGATGAAACTGAACGATTCCCGGATTAAGCAACCAGAGGAGATTCAACCTTTTTTTGAGAAGCTGGCAGCTCCGTTTAAGCAGCCGCTCCAGGCGAATGCAGATGGAAAGATATTAATTAATTTAGATTACACAAGAATTCCGGAGAAACGATTAAGTGAGTATTTCAGCAGGGACCGCACCCTCATTCTGTCGCGTTCCAGAGCACCTGAATACTTCGGGATTCCTAATGTATGGATTGGCGGCTTTAAGAGTGACACAAGTCTTGCATCTGAGGAGTTAACCCGAAGGGCAGCTTCCATTTTTGCAGAACAAGAAGGACATCCGGCGTTTGGGAATGCTTTTTTTACCGATACGTTCATGAAGCGGATTCCCGGTATTGTAGATGCCATAGAAACGGTTAGTAATCTCTATGATCAGATTCCCGTAACCACTGTATTGATAGGCACATCAGAAGATGTAGGGAGCCGGTCTCTTGCGGTCGTTGGAGCGATGAGGGGGATTCCCAGTATTTGTTTGCAGCACGGGATATTGATGGGGGAGGAAGCCTTTATCCCTGTTTTCTCCAGTCATGTGGGGGTCTATGGCGAATATGAGAAAAGATGGTTCATGGCAAGAGGTCTGGAGGAAAATCGTATCGCTGTAACCGGTCACCCCCGGTATGATGAAATTTTCACTTCTGAACGGCTGTCCAATGATTCATTTTACGAGGAATATGGGCTTGACCCCAATAAAACTACATTACTGCTGGCTACGGGGCCAAAATTAGATGCACAAAAGATAGCTGCGCTAATCACGGAGCTGGTTGCGGGTGGGGAATTTCAATTACTCATTAAGCCTCATCCCTGGGAACTATCCAAAAAATTGATTTCACTCTATACGAATTTGGAAAGCAAAACGAACTCTGTACATGTGATTAAAGATAGGAAAACTGATATACGTGATCTGATTTTGAATTCAGAGGGCGTCATATCTTCACTATCCACTGTTGCTCTGGAAGGCTTATTAATGAATAAACCGGTTTTTGTCTATCATTTCATTCAAGCGAACCGTGAATACGATTATTACAATACCCTTGATAATTATATTCAGCACGATCCCGCAGAATTAATACAAACGATCTCATTATATTTTTCCAGCGAAACAGAGAGATTCAATTACGAAGACGTGAAGCGTAAGTTTTTACAACAATCCTATACAACAGAACACTCCGGCAAGGAGCTTACAGCTTTGATCAGCGATTTGACCCGTGTAAATCCTGAATAA
- the pseG gene encoding UDP-2,4-diacetamido-2,4,6-trideoxy-beta-L-altropyranose hydrolase yields MNIIFRVDSSYEMGTGHVMRCLTLANELKDRKAKVSFICRDLPGNLASYIREQGYPVFLLPFRSERADASWLRVDFKTDAMETLQILIASSPVDCLIIDHYGIDQRWENLIEANVAKIVVIDDLADRPHQCSMVLDQNSSSAGDRYHGLVPDSCVKLVGTSYAILRPEFRSVKKQLAERDGSINRILVFFGGTDPTHETLKTLQVLTKRQYSNLHLDVVVGEKNTNKDVIEHICNPMPNAFFHCQIDYMAELMRKADLAIGAGGSSTWERCYLGLPSLSIVTADNQREITKRVHEKGATCCLGDSAEVTAQRIEHGINSMLASPSLVKEMSEQALQLMGEDKFNEVIDQIMGGDNDIHS; encoded by the coding sequence ATGAACATTATTTTTCGGGTCGATTCTTCCTATGAAATGGGTACGGGTCATGTGATGCGCTGTCTAACCCTTGCTAATGAGCTTAAAGACAGGAAGGCGAAGGTTTCATTCATTTGCCGTGATTTGCCCGGGAATCTGGCAAGCTATATTAGGGAACAAGGCTATCCTGTATTTTTGCTGCCTTTCCGGAGTGAACGGGCTGATGCATCCTGGTTGCGGGTGGACTTCAAGACGGATGCGATGGAAACCTTGCAAATTCTTATTGCCTCTTCCCCTGTGGATTGCCTGATCATTGACCATTATGGAATCGATCAACGCTGGGAGAATTTAATAGAAGCAAATGTGGCGAAGATTGTTGTGATTGATGACTTAGCCGACCGCCCGCATCAATGCAGCATGGTACTGGACCAGAATAGTTCATCTGCCGGGGACCGTTATCATGGCTTAGTCCCGGATAGCTGCGTGAAGTTAGTGGGGACCAGCTATGCCATCCTTCGGCCTGAATTTCGGTCAGTGAAGAAGCAGTTAGCTGAGCGGGATGGAAGCATCAACAGAATTCTTGTGTTTTTTGGAGGTACTGACCCTACCCATGAAACCTTAAAAACGTTACAAGTATTAACTAAACGCCAATATTCTAATTTACACCTCGATGTCGTAGTAGGTGAAAAGAATACAAATAAGGATGTCATTGAACACATATGTAATCCTATGCCGAACGCTTTCTTTCATTGTCAGATTGATTATATGGCCGAATTAATGCGGAAGGCCGACCTTGCCATCGGAGCGGGCGGAAGCTCCACCTGGGAGCGGTGTTATTTAGGATTACCCTCTCTTTCCATTGTGACGGCAGATAACCAGAGAGAAATAACCAAACGGGTCCACGAAAAAGGAGCTACTTGCTGCTTAGGTGATAGTGCCGAAGTTACAGCGCAAAGGATTGAGCATGGAATTAACTCGATGCTTGCAAGCCCGTCACTGGTGAAAGAGATGTCAGAACAAGCCCTTCAGCTAATGGGAGAGGATAAATTCAATGAAGTCATAGATCAGATTATGGGAGGGGACAATGACATCCATTCATGA
- a CDS encoding NAD-dependent epimerase/dehydratase family protein, producing the protein MNILVTGGTGFIGRWVVGRLLKDGQKVWVIDNLANSSLDNLKEYSGNEHLQMVKIMDLKDRESLIELFRDTTFDLCYHLAASINVQDSIDDPETTFNNDTIATFYLLEECRKQHVKIVFMSTCMVYARASDERGIHEQSPIKPASPYAGAKIAAENMVLSYFFAYGLPVVVVRPFNTYGPYQKTGGEGGVVAIFIHSKLKGEPLNIYGDGTQSRDLLFVEDCADFVVEAGYSDQLNGEIVNAGTGKDISINLLAELISGGQAPIHHIPHIHPQSEIQKLLCNYQKAEKILSWTPKVTIEEGIQRTENWIQSTFHRKDVSKS; encoded by the coding sequence ATGAACATACTCGTAACCGGTGGGACTGGCTTTATTGGCCGATGGGTCGTAGGACGTTTGTTAAAGGATGGACAGAAGGTCTGGGTAATCGATAATTTAGCAAATTCATCCCTTGATAACTTGAAAGAGTATAGTGGCAATGAACATCTGCAAATGGTCAAAATTATGGACCTGAAAGACCGAGAATCATTAATAGAGCTTTTCCGGGATACCACATTTGATCTGTGTTACCACCTCGCAGCCAGCATTAATGTTCAAGACAGTATCGATGATCCCGAAACTACGTTTAACAACGACACTATTGCTACCTTTTATTTACTGGAAGAATGCAGAAAGCAGCATGTGAAAATAGTCTTTATGAGTACATGCATGGTTTACGCCAGAGCAAGCGACGAACGCGGAATTCACGAGCAATCTCCTATCAAACCCGCTTCCCCTTATGCCGGAGCAAAAATTGCTGCTGAAAATATGGTGTTATCCTATTTCTTCGCCTACGGTTTACCCGTTGTGGTCGTGAGACCGTTTAATACGTATGGGCCTTATCAGAAAACCGGCGGTGAGGGCGGAGTGGTGGCCATCTTCATTCATAGTAAATTAAAAGGCGAACCCCTAAATATCTATGGAGACGGCACCCAATCACGGGATCTGTTATTTGTAGAGGATTGTGCTGATTTTGTGGTTGAAGCGGGTTACAGCGATCAGTTGAATGGAGAAATTGTAAATGCAGGTACAGGGAAAGATATTTCCATCAATCTATTAGCAGAGCTTATTTCAGGGGGACAAGCGCCTATTCATCATATTCCTCATATTCATCCCCAAAGTGAGATCCAAAAGCTGCTGTGTAATTATCAAAAAGCTGAAAAGATCCTGTCCTGGACTCCAAAGGTAACGATTGAAGAGGGGATACAGCGGACGGAAAACTGGATACAATCAACCTTTCATCGAAAGGACGTGTCCAAATCATGA
- the pseH gene encoding UDP-4-amino-4,6-dideoxy-N-acetyl-beta-L-altrosamine N-acetyltransferase, with product MTSIHDYRLGDLGRNEINLVWEWRNADHIRPFMNHDDLIPLEAHYRWLEAVQKDAGKLVKLCFYQEKPVGFVNFSHLDPKNQTCDWGFYIGDTSCPRGSGKAMGILALDYIFRERPVRKVCAQILDFNRRSLSYHHKLGFAEEGRLVKQLLKNNQYIDVVLMGLFKEQWEKQSEFLKEEVEKANEGNNDR from the coding sequence ATGACATCCATTCATGATTATAGACTGGGGGATTTAGGCCGGAACGAAATAAACCTTGTATGGGAATGGCGAAATGCCGATCATATCCGTCCTTTTATGAACCATGATGATTTGATCCCGTTAGAGGCGCATTACCGCTGGTTAGAGGCTGTGCAAAAGGATGCAGGGAAGCTAGTTAAACTATGTTTTTATCAGGAAAAGCCAGTTGGTTTCGTGAACTTCTCACACCTTGATCCCAAGAACCAAACCTGTGACTGGGGCTTTTATATTGGAGATACGTCCTGTCCCCGCGGGTCCGGGAAGGCCATGGGGATCTTAGCTTTGGATTACATTTTTAGAGAAAGACCTGTGAGAAAGGTTTGTGCTCAAATCCTGGACTTTAACCGGAGGAGCCTATCCTATCACCACAAATTAGGTTTTGCCGAAGAAGGCAGGCTGGTAAAGCAGCTTCTGAAAAATAATCAATATATTGATGTGGTGTTAATGGGGCTATTCAAGGAACAGTGGGAGAAGCAAAGTGAATTTCTGAAAGAGGAGGTTGAGAAAGCAAATGAAGGAAATAACGATCGGTAA
- the pseI gene encoding pseudaminic acid synthase, whose amino-acid sequence MKEITIGNRRIGSSHPPFIIAEMSGNHNQSLDRALEIVKAAAKAGAHAFKIQTYTPDTMTLQIQEGDFKIESGGLWTGKSLFDLYKEAYTPWEWHQPIFESCKELGMIPFSTPFDETSLEFLESLGVPCYKIASFENNDIPLLKKVASKGKPMIISTGMASLGEIENAVNTITAAGCNDFILLKCTSSYPASAEHSNLNTIPYLRDVFHCQVGLSDHTLGIGAAVASVALGSTVIEKHFTLNREEGGVDSAFSLEPEEFAALVTETDTAWKSLGGVAIGPTKEEEHSLQFRRSIYISKDIKAGEVLTTANLRVIRPGFGLDPKYYDLLLGKQITRDLKAGTPLSWEQLL is encoded by the coding sequence ATGAAGGAAATAACGATCGGTAACAGACGGATAGGTAGCAGCCACCCTCCGTTTATCATAGCGGAAATGTCAGGGAATCATAATCAGTCCCTTGACCGGGCGCTCGAAATAGTCAAGGCAGCGGCAAAAGCAGGAGCGCACGCGTTCAAAATTCAAACATATACTCCGGATACGATGACTCTTCAGATCCAGGAGGGAGATTTTAAGATCGAATCGGGTGGACTCTGGACAGGAAAATCTTTATTCGATCTTTACAAAGAGGCATATACCCCCTGGGAATGGCATCAGCCGATTTTTGAATCCTGTAAGGAATTAGGAATGATTCCGTTTAGTACACCGTTTGATGAAACTTCGCTCGAATTTTTAGAATCCCTTGGTGTTCCCTGCTATAAAATTGCCTCCTTCGAAAATAATGATATCCCTTTATTAAAAAAGGTCGCCTCCAAAGGAAAGCCGATGATTATTTCAACCGGTATGGCTTCACTTGGCGAAATTGAAAATGCAGTCAACACCATTACCGCTGCAGGCTGCAATGATTTCATTTTATTAAAATGCACAAGCAGTTATCCGGCTTCAGCCGAACACTCGAATCTGAATACGATCCCCTATTTAAGGGATGTATTTCATTGTCAGGTGGGTCTATCCGACCATACCCTGGGAATTGGAGCGGCTGTGGCAAGTGTAGCCCTGGGAAGCACGGTAATTGAAAAGCACTTCACCCTTAACCGGGAGGAAGGCGGCGTTGATTCTGCTTTTTCCCTGGAGCCTGAAGAATTCGCTGCCCTCGTGACAGAGACGGATACCGCCTGGAAGTCGCTGGGCGGGGTTGCGATCGGTCCAACAAAGGAGGAAGAGCATTCACTCCAATTTCGACGGTCCATTTACATTTCTAAGGATATCAAGGCTGGTGAAGTATTGACGACAGCGAATCTAAGGGTGATCCGTCCAGGCTTCGGTTTGGATCCGAAATATTATGATCTGCTTTTAGGAAAGCAAATAACAAGAGATCTGAAGGCGGGAACCCCATTGAGCTGGGAGCAGCTATTGTAA
- a CDS encoding glycosyltransferase family protein has translation MRIVAIIQARMGSTRLPGKIMKEVVNKPLLEYQIEQVRRSRTIDQIVIATTTKDAEQPIIDLCKRMSVDYYRGPEEDVLSRYYQAACCYGADTVVRLTSDCPLVDPAVIDEVITAFLSHSAGYDYVSNTMERTYPRGYDVEVFSMKVLEQAFKEAGSAAEREHVTSYLYGHPEVFRVGQVKQTPDLSAYRLTVDTEEDFELMARVITALCGKSIEWFTLGDVVSILQEHPEWILINAHIEQKNTDVNRGS, from the coding sequence ATGAGAATAGTAGCCATCATACAGGCAAGGATGGGTTCGACCCGATTGCCGGGGAAAATTATGAAAGAGGTCGTAAATAAACCGCTACTGGAATATCAGATAGAGCAAGTAAGACGATCCAGGACCATAGACCAAATTGTCATTGCTACAACAACTAAGGATGCAGAACAGCCCATCATCGATTTGTGTAAACGAATGTCTGTGGATTACTACCGGGGGCCGGAGGAAGATGTCCTGTCGAGATATTATCAGGCTGCTTGTTGTTATGGAGCTGACACGGTTGTCCGCCTTACTTCAGACTGTCCGTTAGTGGACCCGGCTGTAATAGACGAGGTAATCACTGCATTTCTGTCCCATTCAGCAGGATATGATTATGTATCGAACACTATGGAGAGAACCTATCCGCGTGGATATGATGTTGAAGTTTTCTCCATGAAGGTGCTGGAACAAGCGTTTAAGGAAGCAGGTTCTGCTGCAGAGCGGGAGCATGTAACCTCATATTTGTACGGACATCCTGAAGTTTTTAGAGTAGGACAAGTGAAGCAGACACCAGATTTAAGCGCATATCGCCTCACAGTGGACACGGAAGAGGATTTTGAATTAATGGCAAGAGTGATAACAGCCCTGTGCGGGAAGAGCATAGAATGGTTCACGCTGGGGGATGTTGTCTCTATTTTGCAGGAGCATCCGGAATGGATCTTAATCAACGCTCATATCGAACAAAAGAACACAGACGTTAACAGGGGATCTTAA